In the genome of Streptomyces racemochromogenes, one region contains:
- a CDS encoding TetR/AcrR family transcriptional regulator, which yields MDPVPPAHPLRRTPVQQRSADRLARILDACAELLDESGYENLSTRAVALRAGVPIGSVYRFFGNKRAMAVALAQRNLEQYAEGIERRLALLPATHWRPVVDAVLDEYLAMKRSVPGFALVDFGVPAPPSEGPASDPNHLVAARLTGLLCAHLGLTPDPGLSRAVLVAVEATDALVQLAFRADPAGDPGIVAETRAMMHAYLARVLD from the coding sequence ATGGACCCCGTGCCTCCCGCCCACCCCCTGCGCAGGACCCCGGTCCAGCAGCGCAGCGCCGACCGCCTCGCCCGGATCCTCGACGCCTGCGCCGAACTCCTCGACGAGAGCGGTTACGAAAACCTCAGCACCCGCGCCGTCGCCCTGCGGGCCGGCGTGCCCATCGGCTCGGTCTACCGCTTCTTCGGGAACAAGCGCGCCATGGCCGTCGCCCTCGCCCAGCGCAACCTGGAGCAGTACGCCGAGGGCATCGAGCGGCGGCTCGCCCTGCTGCCGGCCACGCACTGGCGGCCCGTCGTGGACGCCGTGCTGGACGAGTACCTGGCCATGAAGCGCAGCGTCCCCGGCTTCGCCCTCGTGGACTTCGGGGTGCCCGCCCCGCCCTCCGAAGGCCCCGCCTCCGACCCCAACCACCTGGTCGCCGCACGCCTGACCGGGCTGCTGTGCGCCCACCTCGGTCTCACCCCGGACCCCGGACTGTCCCGGGCGGTCCTCGTCGCCGTCGAGGCGACCGACGCGCTGGTCCAGCTGGCCTTCCGTGCCGACCCGGCCGGCGACCCCGGCATCGTCGCCGAGACCCGGGCGATGATGCACGCCTACCTGGCCCGCGTCCTGGACTGA
- a CDS encoding molybdopterin-dependent oxidoreductase, translating into MPRTAPRICPLCEATCGLTLTIEGTTVTGARGDRDDVFSRGFICPKGAAFGALDADPDRLRTPLVRRAGRLREATWDEAYDAVAAAVPALVRDHGPQSVGVVLGNPNVHTMAGALYPPLLVNTLGTRNLFTASTLDQMPKHVSSGLLFGDPLAIPVPDLDHTDFLLLIGANPVESNGSLCTAPDFPGKLKALRARGGTLVVVDPRRTRTAKLADTHLAPRPGSDALLLAALAHTLLAEKLADPGALTEHTEGLRELAEALGSFTPEAVAPACDLPADRIRALARELAAAPTAAVYGRIGSCTVEHGTLASWLVDVLNILTGNLDRPGGALFPLPAAGPRPRPAGPGRGFALGRWHSRVSGHPEVKSELPTAALAEEIETPGEGRIRALIAIAANPVLSAPDGRRLDAALAGLDFMVSVDPYLNETSRHAHVVLPPPPPSQSAHHDFAFNGFAVRNQVRYTRPAVPLEADRLDECEIHARLVLAVSGAHGTAQPSAVDDTAIRAALAKETADPRSPLHGADPAALAGLLTGESGPERRLDLMLRLGPYGDLFGAADHPDGLSLQRLLAHPHGIDLGPLRPRLPGLLRTRSGRIELLPEPIAAELPGLRAALAARPAALVLVGRRHLRSNNSWLHNVPALTGGSNRCTLQVHPADADRLGLADGGRARITADGGSLEAPVEVTDAVRTGVVSLPHGWGHDRDGTRLSVAGADPGVNVNQLLDGTRLDPLSGTAVLNGFPVTLTPLP; encoded by the coding sequence ATGCCCCGCACCGCCCCGCGCATCTGCCCCCTCTGCGAGGCCACCTGCGGCCTCACCCTCACCATCGAGGGCACGACCGTCACCGGAGCCCGAGGTGACCGCGACGACGTCTTCAGCCGCGGCTTCATCTGCCCCAAGGGGGCCGCCTTCGGCGCCCTCGACGCCGACCCCGACCGGCTCCGCACCCCCCTCGTCCGCCGCGCCGGACGGCTTCGCGAGGCCACCTGGGACGAGGCCTACGACGCCGTCGCCGCCGCCGTCCCCGCCCTCGTCCGCGACCACGGCCCCCAGTCCGTCGGCGTCGTGCTCGGCAACCCCAACGTCCACACCATGGCCGGCGCCCTCTACCCGCCGCTCCTCGTCAACACCCTCGGCACCCGCAACCTCTTCACCGCCAGCACCCTCGACCAGATGCCCAAGCACGTCTCCAGCGGGCTCCTCTTCGGCGACCCCCTCGCCATCCCCGTGCCCGACCTCGACCACACCGACTTCCTCCTGCTCATCGGCGCCAACCCGGTCGAATCCAACGGCTCCCTGTGCACCGCCCCCGACTTCCCCGGCAAGCTCAAGGCGCTCCGGGCCCGCGGCGGCACGCTCGTCGTCGTCGACCCGCGCCGCACGCGCACCGCCAAGCTCGCCGACACGCACCTCGCGCCGCGCCCCGGCAGCGACGCCCTGCTGCTCGCCGCGCTCGCCCACACCCTCCTCGCCGAGAAGCTCGCCGACCCCGGAGCGCTCACGGAACACACCGAGGGACTCCGGGAACTCGCCGAAGCCCTGGGGAGTTTCACTCCTGAGGCGGTCGCCCCCGCCTGCGACCTGCCGGCCGACCGGATCCGCGCCCTCGCCCGGGAGCTGGCGGCCGCACCGACCGCCGCCGTCTACGGGCGGATCGGCAGCTGCACCGTCGAGCACGGGACGCTCGCCAGCTGGCTGGTGGACGTACTGAACATCCTCACGGGCAACCTCGACCGCCCCGGCGGAGCCCTCTTCCCGCTCCCGGCGGCCGGTCCGCGCCCCCGGCCCGCCGGGCCCGGCAGGGGGTTCGCCCTCGGCCGCTGGCACAGCCGGGTCAGCGGACACCCCGAGGTCAAGAGCGAACTGCCCACCGCCGCCCTGGCCGAGGAGATCGAGACCCCGGGGGAGGGGCGCATCCGCGCCCTGATCGCCATCGCGGCCAACCCCGTGCTGTCCGCCCCCGACGGGCGGCGGCTCGACGCGGCCCTCGCCGGGCTCGACTTCATGGTCAGCGTCGACCCGTACCTCAACGAGACCTCGCGCCACGCCCACGTCGTCCTGCCCCCGCCGCCGCCCTCGCAGAGCGCCCACCACGACTTCGCCTTCAACGGGTTCGCCGTCCGCAACCAGGTCCGCTACACCCGGCCCGCCGTCCCCCTCGAAGCGGACCGGCTCGACGAGTGCGAGATCCACGCGCGACTCGTCCTGGCCGTCTCCGGCGCGCACGGCACCGCCCAGCCGTCCGCCGTCGACGACACGGCGATCCGGGCCGCCCTCGCCAAGGAGACCGCCGACCCCCGCTCCCCGCTCCACGGAGCGGACCCGGCCGCCCTGGCCGGTCTCCTCACCGGCGAGTCCGGCCCGGAGCGCAGGCTCGACCTGATGCTGCGGCTGGGCCCGTACGGAGACCTGTTCGGCGCCGCCGACCACCCGGACGGGCTCAGCCTGCAGCGGCTCCTCGCCCACCCGCACGGCATCGACCTGGGCCCGCTGCGGCCCCGGCTGCCGGGCCTGCTCCGGACCCGCAGCGGCAGGATCGAGCTGCTCCCCGAGCCGATCGCGGCCGAGCTCCCCGGGCTGCGCGCGGCGCTCGCCGCCCGCCCCGCCGCCCTGGTGCTCGTGGGCCGCCGCCACCTGCGCTCCAACAACAGCTGGCTGCACAACGTCCCGGCCCTCACCGGAGGTTCCAACCGGTGCACCCTCCAGGTCCACCCCGCCGACGCGGACCGGCTCGGCCTGGCCGACGGCGGCCGCGCCCGGATCACCGCCGACGGGGGCAGCCTGGAGGCGCCGGTGGAGGTCACCGACGCCGTCCGCACGGGGGTGGTCAGCCTCCCGCACGGCTGGGGCCACGACCGTGACGGCACCCGGCTCTCGGTGGCCGGAGCCGACCCGGGGGTCAACGTCAACCAGCTGCTCGACGGCACCCGCCTCGACCCGCTGTCGGGCACGGCGGTGCTCAACGGCTTCCCCGTCACCCTGACACCCCTGCCCTGA
- a CDS encoding CitMHS family transporter — protein sequence MLTFLGFAMIATFLVLIMLKKMSPIAALVLIPALFCVFAGKGAHLGDYVIDGVGKLAPTAAMLMFAIVYFGVMIDVGLFDPIVRGILRFCKADPVRVVVGTAVLAAIVSLDGDGSTTFMITVSAMYPLYKRLGLSLVVMTGVAATANGVMNTLPWGGPTARAATALKLDAADIFVPMIPALAVGLLFVFALAYVLGVRERRRVGSLVMPGAETAEESLVAAGPGAGETARDTRTAGSAPAAEAPAAGAPVAEAPAGPPAAGASDAAPADGVPADGDGFQGLDPRRATLRPHLYWFNAGLTVALLAAMIMELLPIPVLFLLGAALALTVNFPHMPDQKARIAAHADNVLNVAGMVFAAAVFTGVLTGTGMVKHMADWLVGAIPEGMGPHMALVTGLLSLPLTYFMSNDGFYFGVLPVLAEAGAAHGVSPLEIARASLVGQALHMSSPLVPAVYVLVGMARVEFGDHTRFTVKWAALTSVVVLAAGMVFGII from the coding sequence ATGCTGACCTTCCTCGGCTTCGCCATGATCGCGACCTTCCTGGTCCTGATCATGCTGAAGAAAATGTCGCCCATCGCGGCGCTCGTCCTCATACCCGCGCTCTTCTGCGTGTTCGCCGGAAAGGGCGCGCACCTGGGGGACTACGTCATCGACGGCGTCGGCAAGCTCGCCCCGACCGCCGCCATGCTGATGTTCGCCATCGTCTACTTCGGCGTGATGATCGACGTCGGCCTCTTCGACCCGATCGTCCGGGGCATCCTGCGCTTCTGCAAGGCGGATCCCGTGCGGGTGGTGGTCGGCACGGCCGTCCTCGCCGCGATCGTCTCGCTCGACGGGGACGGGTCGACCACGTTCATGATCACGGTCTCGGCCATGTACCCGCTGTACAAGCGGCTCGGGCTGAGCCTCGTGGTCATGACCGGTGTCGCCGCGACCGCCAACGGCGTGATGAACACCCTGCCCTGGGGCGGCCCCACGGCCCGTGCGGCCACGGCCCTCAAGCTCGACGCCGCGGACATCTTCGTCCCGATGATCCCGGCCCTCGCGGTCGGCCTGCTGTTCGTCTTCGCCCTGGCCTACGTCCTCGGCGTCCGGGAGCGCCGCCGGGTCGGCTCCCTCGTGATGCCCGGCGCGGAGACCGCGGAGGAGTCCCTGGTGGCCGCCGGTCCCGGCGCCGGGGAGACCGCCCGGGACACCCGTACCGCCGGCTCCGCCCCCGCCGCGGAAGCCCCCGCCGCCGGCGCCCCCGTCGCGGAAGCCCCCGCCGGACCCCCCGCCGCCGGGGCCTCGGATGCCGCGCCGGCCGATGGCGTTCCGGCCGACGGTGACGGCTTCCAGGGGCTGGACCCCCGGCGCGCGACGCTGCGTCCGCACCTCTACTGGTTCAACGCGGGCCTCACCGTCGCCCTGCTCGCCGCGATGATCATGGAGCTGCTGCCCATCCCCGTGCTGTTCCTGCTCGGCGCGGCCCTCGCCCTCACCGTGAACTTCCCCCACATGCCGGACCAGAAGGCCCGGATCGCCGCCCACGCGGACAACGTCCTCAACGTCGCCGGCATGGTCTTCGCCGCCGCCGTCTTCACCGGCGTCCTCACCGGCACCGGCATGGTCAAGCACATGGCCGACTGGCTCGTCGGCGCCATCCCCGAGGGGATGGGCCCGCACATGGCCCTGGTCACCGGCCTGCTGAGCCTGCCCCTCACCTACTTCATGTCGAACGACGGCTTCTACTTCGGTGTCCTGCCGGTACTGGCCGAAGCGGGCGCCGCGCACGGCGTCTCCCCGCTGGAGATCGCCCGCGCCTCCCTCGTCGGGCAGGCCCTGCACATGTCCAGCCCGCTGGTTCCGGCCGTCTACGTCCTCGTCGGCATGGCCAGGGTCGAATTCGGCGACCACACCCGCTTCACCGTGAAATGGGCGGCCCTCACCTCCGTCGTGGTCCTGGCCGCGGGGATGGTTTTCGGCATCATCTGA
- a CDS encoding aldehyde dehydrogenase family protein translates to MKAHDGMYIGGEWRPAAGTGRIEVVNPADEQVIGAVPAGSAEDVDAAVRAARAAFPGWAATAPAERAALIAALRDVLVARKGEFTETITAELGSPLGFAEAVHVGAPIAVASSYAELAGSYAFEERVGNSTVFMEPVGVVGAITPWNYPLHQVVAKVAPALAAGCTVVLKPAEDTPLTAQLFAEAVHEAGVPAGVFNLVTGTGPVAGQALAEHEGVDLVSFTGSTAVGRKIGAIAGAAVKRVALELGGKSANVILPGADLAKAVAAGVGHVMNNTGQSCNALTRMLVHRDQHEEAVALAATAVAGYPSGDPRDRATRLGPVVNATQRDRVRSYIHKGVAEGARLVAGGPDAPHERGYFIAPTVFADVTPEMTIAQEEIFGPVLAILPYEDHDDALRIANGTVYGLGGAVWAADEETAVAFARRMDTGQVDINGGRFNVLAPFGGYKQSGVGRELGAHGLGEYLQTKSLQF, encoded by the coding sequence ATGAAGGCCCACGACGGGATGTACATCGGCGGGGAATGGCGGCCCGCCGCCGGAACGGGCCGGATCGAGGTGGTCAACCCGGCCGACGAACAGGTCATCGGCGCCGTTCCGGCCGGGTCGGCCGAGGACGTGGACGCGGCGGTACGCGCGGCCCGCGCGGCCTTCCCGGGCTGGGCGGCCACGGCTCCTGCCGAACGCGCCGCGCTCATCGCGGCCCTGCGCGACGTGCTCGTGGCCCGCAAGGGCGAGTTCACCGAGACCATCACCGCCGAGCTGGGCTCCCCGCTCGGCTTCGCGGAGGCGGTGCACGTGGGCGCCCCGATCGCGGTGGCCTCCTCGTACGCCGAACTCGCCGGCTCCTACGCCTTCGAGGAGCGGGTCGGGAACTCCACCGTCTTCATGGAGCCGGTCGGCGTGGTCGGGGCCATCACGCCCTGGAACTATCCCCTGCACCAGGTCGTTGCCAAGGTGGCACCCGCTCTCGCCGCCGGCTGCACCGTCGTCCTCAAGCCGGCCGAGGACACCCCGCTGACCGCACAGCTCTTCGCCGAAGCCGTGCACGAGGCGGGCGTCCCGGCCGGAGTCTTCAACCTGGTGACCGGTACCGGCCCGGTCGCCGGCCAGGCGCTGGCCGAGCACGAGGGGGTCGACCTCGTCTCCTTCACCGGCTCGACCGCCGTCGGCAGGAAGATCGGCGCCATCGCCGGCGCCGCCGTCAAGCGCGTCGCCCTCGAACTGGGCGGCAAGTCGGCGAACGTCATCCTGCCCGGGGCCGACCTGGCCAAGGCCGTCGCGGCGGGCGTCGGACACGTCATGAACAACACCGGCCAGAGCTGCAACGCGCTCACCCGCATGCTCGTCCACCGGGACCAGCACGAGGAGGCCGTCGCCCTCGCGGCCACTGCCGTCGCCGGCTACCCGTCGGGCGACCCCCGCGACCGGGCCACGCGCCTGGGGCCGGTCGTCAACGCCACCCAGCGCGACCGCGTGCGCTCCTACATCCACAAGGGCGTCGCGGAGGGCGCGCGCCTCGTCGCGGGCGGGCCCGACGCGCCCCACGAGCGCGGGTACTTCATCGCGCCGACGGTCTTCGCGGACGTCACCCCCGAGATGACCATCGCCCAGGAGGAGATCTTCGGCCCCGTGCTGGCGATCCTCCCCTACGAGGACCACGACGACGCCCTGCGCATCGCCAACGGCACCGTCTACGGCCTGGGCGGCGCGGTGTGGGCGGCGGACGAGGAGACGGCCGTGGCGTTCGCCCGCCGGATGGACACCGGCCAGGTGGACATCAACGGCGGCCGCTTCAACGTGCTCGCACCCTTCGGCGGCTACAAGCAGTCGGGCGTCGGCCGCGAGCTGGGCGCGCACGGCCTGGGGGAGTACCTCCAGACCAAGTCCCTGCAGTTCTGA